One Thunnus maccoyii chromosome 14, fThuMac1.1, whole genome shotgun sequence genomic window carries:
- the edrf1 gene encoding erythroid differentiation-related factor 1, giving the protein MSASAADREPGIPLDNAKEEISEPICTGESSKHDSALCSGNSEIKSRAVVKYSAAPPPTSYALLQEKTDLKLPPANWLRENPQLGSAGTTVLGSSSKSKPFSSFGMAYDFIDCIGDDVDVVSDSENIKKLLKIPYSKSHVSMAVHRVGRTLLLDELDIQELFMRSSQTGDWTWLKEFYQRLIDQKWQRKKKSKEHWYQKAILSKFLYYSINGDGAAEPVPDDLNEGEKENEAEEFSSSWPTAFTSTPSDTEESAATKQDVQESVSVDSQFALGQVTSVPKEQNLPTLFNEGENSQGLRNDFVRNIMWTFEDIHMLVGSNMPIFGGGRYPAVSLRLRDNNKPINILTGIDYWLDNLMCNVPELVMCFHVNGIVQKYEMIKTEDIPHLENSTFSTRVVKDIAQNILSFLKSNCTKEGHTYWLFKASGSDFVKLYDLTTLCEEAEEEKCQNPFTLPVAVLLYKVASNLMLKARQNRKHYGTIRTLLLNCVKLLDQERHPQIIASAAYMLSELFQLDEPLEEDGGESLRAGGSEDSYSDEDREEEEEEEELTEDSDDNGSYSNCSTPQDDSKAVAVIRSVGELSVPEKYKSTHLIRPSCAFPISQDKEERCRHVLSYVLKGLKAVDGSIKKESDLPAADPNTPIPLKYEDRNEVGGCAAEKGISLLLERVGPLQADQKHPTRSGMIPGSWQHRMKLQLFLKASKAYFVLSDAATNLLKYGRALRYIKLSLQCYDAYCSVSGTLHPQVLLFHSQCLSLCGDIQLMLAQNANNRAAYLEEYSYQTKEDQEILHSLHRESSCQAFNMATDLAMDPEYQLFVSCKCYEAVYELLVSEALKDDSSDQLAQVLKRLGNIRNEMGVFYMNQAAAMQTEKEVKKSVSIAEQEMWKKSFAFFEKGMKDFEAIRDNTNTALLLCNTGRLMRICAQAHCAVSADQSRGEFSPEEALYYNKAIDYYLRAMKSLAGRENHPAVWDSVNWELSTTYFTLATLLQDYAPLSRKAQEQIEREVTEAMMKSLKYCDLQTESARQPLYQYRAATIHHRLASMYHSCFRNQVGDEHLRKQHRSLAELHYSKAVCLFLSLKDAPCELLRTLLERVAFAEFTMAGQSSNAAKLKSLTGALEVMTETRFAFQLIHKELLEEQMELSETDLTESEGSPDVATCPNSGLNLQEVMKLIGVFEPSFSFLLLQLIKLMTTMKRKPSNKDEELLKTYKNVYSKLLRADKNALLLSRVELYVELLQQLTPQAGGDNTGTPS; this is encoded by the exons ATGAGCGCATCAGCTGCGGACAGAGAGCCTGGGATCCCCTTGGATAatgcaaaggaggaaatcagtgAGCCCATCTGCACAGGAGAGAGCAGCAAGCAT GACTCGGCCTTATGTTCAGGCAACAGTGAAATAAAGAGCCGTGCTGTGGTCAAATACTCTGCCGCCCCACCTCCAACCAGCTATGctttgctgcaggagaagaCAGACCTGAAGCTGCCTCCTGCCAACTGGCTGAGAGAAAACCCCCAGCTGGGCAGTGCTGGCACCACAGTGTTAGGGTCCAGCAGCAAAAGCAAGCCTTTTTCCAG tTTTGGGATGGCCTATGACTTCATTGATTGCATTGGGGATGATGTTGACGTGGTATCAGACTCAGAG AACATCAAGAAGCTTTTGAAAATTCCTTACAGCAAGTCCCATGTCAGTATGGCCGTTCACCGCGTGGGTCGGACACTGCTTTTAGATGAGCTGGACATTCAGGAGCTCTTCATGAGATCCTCTCAG acGGGAGATTGGACTTGGCTAAAAGAGTTTTACCAGCGGCTCATAGATCAGAAGtggcagaggaaaaagaagagtaAAGAGCACTGGTATCAGAAAGCAATTCTGTCAAAGTTCCTCTACTACAG TATAAATGGTGATGGGGCTGCAGAGCCTGTACCAGACGACCTAAAcgaaggagagaaggagaatgAGGCAGAGGAGTTCAGCTCTTCATGGCCCACCGCCTTCACCAGCACACCCTCCGACACAGAAGAGTCAGCTGCTACTAAACAG GATGTGCAGGAAAGTGTTTCTGTGGACAGTCAGTTTGCTTTGGGCCAGGTGACATCTGTACccaaagagcaaaacctccCAACACTCTTCAACGAAGGAGAGAACAGTCAG GGTTTAAGAAACGACTTTGTGCGAAACATCATGTGGACATTTGAGGATATCCACATGTTGGTTGGGTCCAACATGCCTATTTTCGGAGGTGGTCGCTATCCTGCCGTCAGTCTTAGACTCAG ggaCAACAATAAACCAATCAACATCCTGACAGGTATCGACTACTGGCTCGACAATCTGATGTGCAATGTTCCAGAACTTGTCATGTGCTTTCACGTCAATGGCATTGTTCAG AAATACGAGATGATAAAAACAGAGGACATTCCTCATCTGGAGAACTCCACTTTCTCCACAAGGGTGGTGAAAGATATCGCACAAAACATCCTTTCCTTCCTCAAGTCCAACTGCACCAAAGAGGGTCACACCTACTGGCTTTTTAAAG CTAGTGGAAGTGACTTTGTGAAGCTTTATGATCTCACCACTCTGTGTGAGGAGGCTGAAGAAGAGAAATGTCAGAATCCTTTCACACTTCCTGTGGCTGTGCTACTTTATAA AGTGGCCAGCAACTTGATGCTGAAGGCGAGGCAAAACAGAAAGCACTATGGCACGATCAGAACTCTGCTCTTAAACTGTGTCAAACTTCTGGATCAGGAGAGGCATCCTCAG ATCATCGCCTCGGCCGCTTACATGCTGTCAGAGCTGTTCCAGCTCGATGAACCTCTGGAAGAAGATGGAGGGGAGTCGCTCCGGGCCGGTGGCTCAGAGGACAGCTACAGCGACGAagacagggaggaagaggaggaggaggaggagctgacaGAGGACAGCGATGATAACGGTTCCTACAGTAACTGCTCTACCCCACAGGATGACAGTAAAGCTGTGGCTGTGATCCGCTCCGTAGGGGAGCTGTCTGTCCCTGAGAAGTACAAATCCACTCACCTGATCAGA CCAAGTTGTGCTTTCCCCATTTCTCAAGACAAGGAGGAAAGATGCAGACACGTACTGAGCTACGTACTAAAG GGGCTGAAGGCGGTGGATGGCAGCATTAAGAAGGAGAGTGATCTCCCAGCTGCAGATCCTAACACACCCATTCCTCTTAAATATGAGGACAGAAATGAAGTCGGCGGCTGCGCCGCTGAGAAAGGCATCTCTCTTCTCCTTGAACGAG TTGGGCCTTTGCAGGCAGATCAGAAGCACCCGACACGCTCAGGGATGATACCCGGCTCGTGGCAGCACCGTATGAAGCTGCAGCTCTTCCTCAAGGCCTCCAAGGCCTACTTCGTCCTGTCTGATGCAGCCACGAACTTGCTGAAGTACGGCCGAGCCTTACGCTACATCAAGTTATCTCTGCAGTGCTACG ATGCCTATTGTTCAGTCAGCGGCACACTGCACCCGCAGGTGTTGCTGTTTCATAGCCAGTGCCTGTCTTTGTGTGGGGACATCCAGCTGATGTTGGCCCAGAATGCCAACAACAGAGCAGCTTACCTAGAGGAATACAGCTACCAAACCAAAGAGGACCAAGAGATCCTGCATAGCCTGCATAGAGAGAGCAGCTGCCAGG CCTTCAACATGGCAACAGACCTGGCTATGGACCCGGAGTACCAGCTGTTTGTTAGCTGTAAGTGCTATGAGGCGGTGTATGAACTGCTAGTCTCTGAAGCTTTGAAAGATGATTCCTCAGATCAGCTGGCTCAGGTGCTCAAAAGGCTGGGAAACATCCGCAACGAGATGGGAGTCTTTTATATGAACCAAGCTGCAGCCATGCAGACTGAGAAAGAGG TGAAGAAATCAGTGTCCATAGCAGAGCAGGAGATGTGGAAAAAGAGTTTTGCCTTCTTTGAGAAAGGCATGAAGGACTTTGAAGCCATCAgggacaacacaaacacagcgtTGCTGCTGTGTAACACTGGCAGGCTGATGAGAATCTGTGCTCAGGCTCACTGCGCCGTCTCTGCCGACCAGAGCAGAGGGGAGTTTTCGCCTGAAGAAGCGCTCTACTATAATAAG GCCATAGACTACTACCTGCGGGCGATGAAGTCACTGGCAGGCAGAGAGAACCACCCAGCAGTGTGGGACAGTGTAAACTGGGAGTTGTCCACTACCTATTTCACCCTGGCTACACTTCTGCAGGACTACGCCCCGCTGTCCAGGAAGGCCCAGGAGCAG ATTGAACGGGAGGTGACTGAGGCTATGATGAAATCCCTGAAGTACTGTGATCTGCAGACGGAATCAGCTCGCCAGCCCCTCTACCAGTACAGAGCCGCCACCATCCACCACCGCCTGGCCTCTATGTACCACAGCTGCTTTCGCAACCAG GTGGGGGATGAACACTTGAGGAAGCAGCATCGGAGCCTGGCAGAGCTTCACTACAGCAAGGCTGTTTGTTTATTCCTCAGCCTCAAAGATGCACCCTGCGAGCTGCTCCGCACGCTGCTGGAGAGGGTGGCCTTTGCTGAGTTTACCATGGCTG GTCAGAGCAGCAACGCCGCTAAGCTGAAGAGCCTGACTGGAGCTCTAGAGGTCATGACGGAGACTCGCTTTGCTTTCCAACTCATTCATAAAGAGCTGCTGGAGGAGCAGATGGAG CTGAGTGAAACGGACCTCACTGAATCTGAAGGGTCTCCTGATGTGGCCACTTGTCCCAACTCAGGACTGAACCTCCAGGAGGTGATGAAGTTAATTGGCGTGTTTGAGCCAAGTTtctccttcctgctgctgcagctgatcaagCTGATGACGACCATGAAACGTAAACCAAG CAATAAGGATGAGGAGCTGCTGAAAACCTATAAGAACGTGTACTCCAAGCTGCTGCGTGCCGATAAAAACGCACTACTCCTCAGCCGCGTCGAGCTCTACGTGGAGCTTCTGCAGCAGCTGACGCCACAAGCTGGAGGTGACAACACCGGTACGCCATCatga
- the si:ch1073-143l10.2 gene encoding autophagy-related protein 16 has protein sequence MGSWKNHVRGQLQNRDQREKVPYAGVFTSLSQLEERFEIRKQILEDVQTKSLERGGVEAGKNTSLLQLQLRESEHLAEKLSQTVSDLTTVLYLKEAELQYWQSRVSRHRQEALTLAKGSKTLKATLSEYEFTIECQCKELAALHVEQKELKEAAAQAWKEKEELLQRWMEEKREEADRLNKYNDTQERWQRLAKQLKKHLHKEMAPGYDPIETSSLSGINSTTDIH, from the exons ATGGGAAGCTGGAAGAATCACGTGCGCGGTCAACTGCAAAACAGAGACCAAAGAGAGAAAGTCCCATACGCTGGCGTCTTCACAAGCT tgtCTCAGTTGGAAGAGCGTTTTGAAATTCGCAAACAAATTTTAGAAGATGTCCAGACTAAGAG TTTAGAGCGAGGTGGAGTTGAAGCTGGGAAAAACACAAGCCTCCTTCAACTCCAGCTAAGAGAAAGTGAACATCTGGCAGAAAAG CTGTCTCAGACTGTCTCCGACTTGACCACTGTCCTGTATTTGAAAGAGGCTGAACTGCAATACTGGCAGTCACG tgtttcccgTCACCGCCAAGAGGCACTTACTCTGGCTAAAGGGAGTAAAACCCTGAAGGCGACCCTTTCCGAATATGAGTTCACCATAGAGTGTCAATGCAAAGAGCTGGCAGCTCTGCATGTGGAGCAGAAAGAACTaaaagaagcagcagcacaagcttggaaagagaaagaagaactCTTGCAACGATggatggaggagaagagggaggaggcaGACAGACTGAACAAGTACAATGACACTCAGGAAAG GTGGCAACGTTTAGCCAAACAATTGAAGAAGCACCTCCACAAGGAGATGGCACCAGGTTATGATCCCATAGAGACCAGCTCTTTGAGTG GGATCAATAGTACAACAGATATCCACTAG
- the tex36 gene encoding testis-expressed protein 36, giving the protein MVKGGKRYFSMSNDCKWFAHPDLPRNETRNRETCTSTGLMLTQVKSSLPQALNFERYPKWKTQQKSREYPFSDHDNKRAFKDNITVFTQGVGRRKCLDDYRQHNSHFCLCHDGADGSAEDTRTDLAAYRTDFMVEQAVNVPTNTRRFPRNHKRKSEEAALAQAGEQFMWFGRHDSHLSETLEVLAATNCPASSNTPTLKH; this is encoded by the exons ATGGTTAAAGGAGGAAAGCGTTATTTTTCAATGAGCAATGATTGCAAATGG tttgcTCATCCAGATTTACCAAGAAATGAGACAAGGAATCGAGAGACTTGTACAAGCACTGGGCTCATGCTGACTCAGGTTAAATCATCACTGCCTCAGGCTTTAAACTTTGAGCGCTATCCTAAATGGAAAactcagcag aaGTCCAGAGAGTATCCATTCTCAGACCATGACAACAAGCGTGCCTTTAAAGACAATATCACAGTTTTCACTCAA GGTGTGGGACGCAGAAAGTGTCTTGATGACTACAGACAGCACAACTCCCACTTCTGCCTCTGCCATGATGGAGCTGACGGCAGTGCTGAAGACACCAGGACGGACCTCGCGGCCTACCGGACTGACTTCATGGTGGAGCAGGCTGTTAATGTTCCAACCAACACCAGACGGTTCCCACGCAACCACAAGAGAAAGTCTGAAGAGGCAGCTTTGGCACAGGCAGGGGAGCAGTTCATGTGGTTCGGACGACACGACTCTCACCTCTCGGAGACCCTGGAAGTGCTGGCAGCTACCAACTGCCCAGCATCTTCCAATACTCCTACGTTAAAGCATTAG